A region of Paraburkholderia largidicola DNA encodes the following proteins:
- a CDS encoding YbdK family carboxylate-amine ligase, which translates to MSLEAFVDSKPFTFGVELEMQIVNTHDYDLTKAGTDLLRLIKDEKIPGNITPEITESMIELSTGICTTHEQAVADLRTIRDTLVAAADRLNVGLCGGGTHAFQQWSERKIVDTPRFQYLSELYGYLAKQFTVFGQHVHIGCPDADSALFLLHSMSRYIPHFIALSASSPFVQGVDTGFHSARLNSVFAFPLSGRAPFVLTWDSFEEYFSKMVHTGVVNSMKDFYWDIRPKPGFGTIEVRVMDTPLSVDRAAAIACYIQTLARHLLLDKPLMPKEDDYLVYTFNRFEACRFGLAGTCIDPQTGERRTISEDIIHTLERIAPHADALGSGKALEEIGAIARGQVNDATWLRNVSEQEQSLHEVVRQQCLQWRA; encoded by the coding sequence ATGTCACTCGAAGCCTTCGTCGATTCGAAACCGTTCACCTTCGGTGTCGAACTCGAGATGCAGATCGTCAATACCCATGACTATGATCTGACCAAAGCCGGAACCGACCTGCTCCGGCTCATCAAGGACGAAAAGATCCCAGGCAATATCACGCCGGAAATCACCGAAAGCATGATCGAGCTGTCGACGGGCATCTGCACGACGCACGAACAGGCCGTCGCCGATCTGCGCACCATTCGCGACACGCTGGTCGCCGCGGCGGACCGGCTGAACGTCGGCCTGTGCGGCGGCGGCACGCACGCTTTCCAGCAATGGAGCGAGCGGAAGATCGTCGACACGCCGCGCTTTCAGTACCTTTCGGAACTCTACGGCTACCTCGCGAAGCAGTTCACGGTATTCGGCCAGCACGTGCACATCGGCTGCCCGGATGCCGATAGCGCGTTGTTCCTGCTGCATTCGATGTCGCGCTACATACCGCACTTCATCGCGCTGTCGGCGTCGTCGCCGTTCGTGCAGGGCGTCGATACGGGCTTTCACTCGGCACGCCTGAATTCCGTGTTCGCGTTCCCGCTGTCGGGCCGCGCACCGTTCGTCCTCACGTGGGACAGCTTCGAAGAGTACTTTTCGAAGATGGTGCACACGGGCGTCGTCAACAGCATGAAGGACTTCTACTGGGATATCCGGCCGAAGCCCGGCTTCGGCACCATCGAAGTGCGCGTGATGGACACGCCGCTTTCCGTCGATCGCGCGGCCGCAATTGCCTGCTACATCCAGACGCTCGCGCGTCATCTGCTGCTCGACAAGCCTTTGATGCCAAAGGAAGACGACTATCTCGTCTACACGTTCAACCGTTTCGAGGCCTGCCGTTTCGGTCTGGCGGGCACGTGTATCGATCCTCAGACGGGTGAGCGCCGTACGATCTCCGAAGACATCATTCACACGCTCGAGCGCATCGCGCCGCATGCGGATGCGCTCGGCTCGGGCAAGGCGCTCGAAGAAATCGGCGCGATCGCGCGTGGGCAGGTGAACGATGCGACCTGGTTGCGCAATGTGTCCGAACAGGAACAATCGCTGCATGAAGTGGTGCGGCAGCAGTGCCTGCAGTGGCGCGCCTAA
- a CDS encoding cation:proton antiporter, with translation MKSAFSFFPGWPLTPDAIFWAGLALLAAGLVGELCYRAWHLPRISGYAVIGLIAGSAGSGVIDADSASTARPLLDVALGLLLFELGSRLDLRWIRRNTWLIVSSIAESTLTFVLVLLVLLFLNVSSVTALVLASIAMATSPAMVIQLKTEVRAEGQVTQRLLTLTALNSMYAVIVEKLASGWLHQEAYGNVLATILQPLYLLIGSLILAYLLARTITFFYKRVNLQDEHSFVALFGLVLLAIAVAHIFKLSTILSLLAAGIIVKNLEARPQLWPEHFGTAGWLLTVILFVLTLTTFEWHDVALGGLAAVGLIVARLVAKLVGVLAFAKPSGLDMKQGMALGLSLSPMSALAYLLVDDTYQLYPNFDPTLRAVTMCSIVVLQLVGPWLVYRSLALVGERRE, from the coding sequence ATGAAGTCGGCGTTTTCATTCTTTCCAGGCTGGCCGCTCACGCCCGATGCCATTTTCTGGGCAGGCCTCGCTTTGCTCGCCGCAGGCCTCGTCGGCGAGCTGTGCTATCGCGCGTGGCATCTGCCGCGCATTTCCGGCTATGCCGTGATCGGGCTGATCGCGGGCTCGGCGGGTTCTGGCGTGATCGACGCGGACTCGGCAAGCACCGCGCGCCCGTTGCTCGATGTCGCGCTCGGCCTGCTGCTGTTCGAGCTCGGCAGCCGGCTGGATCTGCGCTGGATTCGCCGCAATACGTGGCTGATCGTGTCGAGCATCGCCGAATCGACGCTCACGTTCGTGCTCGTGCTGCTGGTGCTGCTGTTTCTGAACGTGTCGTCGGTGACGGCGCTCGTGCTTGCGTCGATCGCGATGGCGACTTCACCCGCGATGGTCATCCAGCTGAAAACCGAGGTGCGCGCCGAAGGCCAGGTCACGCAGCGCCTGCTGACGCTGACGGCGCTCAACAGCATGTATGCGGTGATCGTCGAGAAGCTCGCGTCCGGCTGGCTGCATCAGGAAGCCTACGGCAACGTGCTCGCGACCATTCTTCAGCCGCTGTATCTGCTGATCGGCTCGCTGATCCTCGCGTACCTGCTCGCGCGCACCATCACGTTCTTTTACAAGCGTGTGAATCTGCAGGACGAGCACTCGTTCGTCGCGCTGTTCGGCCTCGTGCTGCTCGCCATTGCCGTCGCGCATATCTTCAAACTGTCGACGATTCTCAGCCTGCTCGCGGCGGGCATCATCGTGAAGAATCTGGAAGCGCGCCCGCAACTTTGGCCGGAGCATTTCGGCACGGCGGGTTGGCTGCTGACGGTGATTCTGTTCGTGCTCACGCTGACGACGTTCGAATGGCACGACGTGGCGCTGGGCGGCCTGGCCGCCGTCGGACTGATCGTCGCGCGGCTGGTGGCCAAGCTGGTCGGCGTGCTCGCGTTCGCCAAGCCGAGCGGACTCGACATGAAGCAGGGCATGGCGCTGGGATTATCGCTGTCGCCAATGTCGGCGCTCGCGTATCTGCTCGTCGACGATACCTACCAGCTCTATCCGAATTTCGATCCGACACTGCGCGCGGTCACGATGTGCTCGATCGTCGTGTTGCAGCTGGTCGGGCCTTGGCTCGTCTACCGCTCGCTCGCGCTGGTGGGCGAACGCCGCGAGTAA
- the mnmC gene encoding bifunctional tRNA (5-methylaminomethyl-2-thiouridine)(34)-methyltransferase MnmD/FAD-dependent 5-carboxymethylaminomethyl-2-thiouridine(34) oxidoreductase MnmC codes for MTDPLVPAILAFRDNGTPYSPSHDDVYHSAVGALAQAEYVFLKGNALPSRWQKRRVFTVLETGFGMGINFLVTWAAWRADPDRCERLHFVSTEKHPFSRDDLLAASTTAVADASIAPLVQRLADAWPTLVPGTHRLEFEEGRVTLTLVFGDAAQTLHSLWLRADAFYLDGFSPAKNPELWTPAIFKALARLAGDDATFATYTSAGDVKRGLQQAGFEYRKVDGFGWKRAMLVGRFAPRYRVRRHEPPLPLVVDERHAIVIGTGLAGCAAIERLTARGWRVTSLERHAGVARDASGNPAGVFHPMMSRDDSVGSRITRAGFLYALRQWSALEGRGYRPLRGPEGLLQIAADEDEASALAQTFASFAYPRDYVTPVSREEAQRLADMRVERGGWFFPHGGWIDPASLCAAQCEAAGGLLERRFNLEASRVERVENQWIVFDANGAAIAAAPVVIFANAHEAARIAGLRHAPTRSVRGQLTLLPSDATHALRVPVIGEGYAVPLPDGTTLTGATYDIDDPDTQIRDDAHTENIERVAQMLPDMRDATDMHVPSSLAGRVAFRCVTSDRLPMIGAFADEAAATHEADKLRGAWPLDLPRAQGLYGAFAFGSRGLVWASLGAELIASQIEGEPWPIERDLAEALDPARFLLRALRQGTAN; via the coding sequence ATGACCGACCCGCTCGTTCCCGCCATCCTCGCGTTTCGCGACAACGGCACGCCGTATTCGCCAAGCCATGACGACGTCTATCACAGCGCCGTCGGCGCACTGGCGCAGGCTGAATATGTCTTTCTGAAAGGCAATGCGTTGCCGTCGCGCTGGCAAAAGCGGCGCGTATTCACGGTGCTGGAAACGGGCTTCGGCATGGGCATCAACTTTCTTGTGACGTGGGCCGCATGGCGCGCAGACCCGGATCGTTGCGAGCGCTTGCATTTCGTATCGACGGAAAAACATCCGTTCTCGCGCGACGATCTGCTGGCAGCGAGCACCACGGCCGTTGCGGACGCATCGATCGCACCGCTTGTGCAACGGCTCGCCGATGCATGGCCGACGCTGGTGCCTGGCACGCATCGCCTCGAGTTCGAGGAAGGACGCGTCACGCTCACGCTCGTGTTCGGCGATGCGGCTCAGACGTTGCATTCGCTGTGGCTACGCGCCGACGCCTTCTATCTGGACGGTTTCTCTCCCGCGAAGAATCCGGAACTGTGGACGCCCGCCATCTTCAAGGCGCTCGCACGCCTCGCCGGCGACGACGCGACCTTCGCCACTTACACCAGCGCCGGCGACGTAAAACGCGGCTTACAGCAAGCGGGCTTCGAGTACCGGAAGGTGGACGGCTTCGGATGGAAGCGCGCGATGCTGGTCGGACGCTTTGCGCCGCGCTATCGCGTGCGACGTCACGAGCCGCCGCTTCCTCTTGTCGTCGACGAACGGCATGCCATCGTGATCGGCACCGGGCTCGCGGGATGCGCAGCGATCGAACGACTCACGGCGCGCGGCTGGCGCGTCACGTCGCTTGAACGGCATGCGGGCGTCGCGCGCGATGCGTCGGGCAATCCCGCTGGCGTGTTTCATCCGATGATGTCACGCGACGACAGCGTCGGTTCGCGCATCACGCGCGCGGGCTTTCTCTATGCGTTGCGGCAATGGTCTGCGCTCGAGGGGCGTGGTTATCGTCCGTTGCGTGGCCCCGAAGGTCTGCTGCAGATCGCCGCGGATGAAGACGAAGCCTCGGCATTGGCGCAGACATTTGCGTCGTTTGCTTATCCACGGGATTACGTGACGCCCGTGTCCCGCGAAGAAGCGCAGCGTCTCGCCGACATGCGCGTCGAGAGAGGCGGCTGGTTCTTTCCGCATGGCGGCTGGATCGATCCGGCGTCGCTCTGCGCGGCGCAATGCGAGGCGGCGGGCGGGTTGCTCGAACGCCGCTTCAATCTCGAGGCCTCGCGCGTCGAACGTGTTGAAAATCAATGGATTGTCTTCGATGCAAACGGCGCCGCGATCGCCGCCGCGCCTGTCGTTATCTTTGCGAACGCGCATGAAGCGGCGCGCATCGCCGGCTTGCGCCACGCGCCGACGCGCAGTGTGCGAGGTCAATTGACGCTGCTGCCCAGCGATGCGACGCACGCGTTGCGGGTCCCCGTGATCGGCGAAGGGTACGCGGTGCCGCTGCCCGATGGCACCACGCTGACGGGCGCAACCTATGACATCGACGATCCCGACACGCAAATACGCGATGACGCGCACACCGAGAACATCGAGCGCGTTGCACAGATGCTGCCCGACATGCGCGATGCAACCGATATGCACGTCCCTTCGTCGCTGGCAGGGCGCGTCGCGTTTCGCTGCGTGACGAGTGACCGTTTGCCGATGATCGGCGCCTTCGCCGACGAAGCCGCCGCGACTCATGAAGCAGACAAGCTGCGCGGCGCGTGGCCACTGGATCTGCCTCGCGCGCAAGGGCTATATGGCGCATTCGCGTTTGGCTCGCGCGGACTCGTATGGGCGTCGCTGGGCGCGGAACTGATCGCTTCGCAGATCGAGGGCGAGCCGTGGCCCATCGAACGGGATCTCGCCGAAGCGCTCGATCCCGCGCGCTTTCTCTTGCGTGCGCTACGGCAGGGCACCGCGAACTGA
- a CDS encoding HU family DNA-binding protein — protein sequence MNKQELIDAVAGQTGASKAQTGETLDTLLEVIKKAVAKGDAVQLIGFGSFGSGKRAARTGRNPKTGETIKIPAAKTVKFTAGKAFKDAVNKR from the coding sequence ATGAACAAACAGGAACTGATCGACGCCGTCGCAGGTCAGACGGGCGCCAGCAAGGCTCAAACCGGCGAGACGCTGGACACGCTGCTTGAAGTCATCAAGAAGGCAGTGGCGAAGGGTGATGCAGTCCAGTTGATCGGCTTCGGCAGCTTCGGTTCGGGCAAGCGCGCAGCACGTACGGGCCGCAACCCGAAGACGGGCGAAACCATCAAGATTCCGGCCGCAAAGACCGTTAAGTTCACGGCTGGCAAGGCGTTCAAGGACGCAGTCAACAAGCGCTAA
- a CDS encoding GTP-binding protein, giving the protein MNQPLLPVTVISGFVGAGKTALVDQLLSNRTGPRVAAIVTDLAAVRLDIDNAAPASSPASQVELPNGCLCAQASEDLLEQLAELASANRFDAIVIEAAAIDEPMSLVESIIEDESLAALVRVDTAVTVIDAAGFPRDYASADALSERGIAAHEEDDRTIVEVLIEQVEFCDVFVINKADLVSADDLAHLQAILAALNPRAAQIVSSYGNAPFEEVIGTARFDYDATSNAAGWLELLHDPSSHESDSDGRGVGHLVYRARRPFHPERLWALLHEEWKGVLRGKGFFWLATRNEIGGSLSQAGGACRPAPAGTWWAAQDRSEWPEGDAELLEEIAADWYGDADDFTIGDRRQELVLIGVDIDPAQWRAKFDACLLTDDEYALGEDGWRALADPFPAWDLDDDDHDHDHGHDHHHHHGHDDDGHHHHHH; this is encoded by the coding sequence ATGAACCAGCCGCTTTTGCCCGTCACCGTGATCTCCGGTTTCGTGGGCGCGGGCAAGACCGCGCTCGTCGATCAGCTTCTGTCGAACCGCACTGGCCCGCGTGTTGCCGCGATCGTCACCGATCTCGCCGCCGTGCGCCTCGATATCGACAATGCGGCGCCTGCGTCGTCGCCTGCCTCGCAGGTTGAATTGCCGAACGGATGTCTCTGCGCGCAGGCCAGTGAAGACCTGCTCGAACAGTTGGCCGAACTGGCGTCGGCGAACCGCTTCGATGCGATCGTCATCGAGGCGGCCGCTATCGATGAGCCGATGAGCCTCGTCGAGTCGATCATCGAAGACGAATCGCTTGCTGCGCTCGTGCGTGTCGATACGGCTGTTACCGTGATCGATGCAGCGGGCTTTCCGCGCGACTACGCGTCGGCCGATGCGCTATCCGAGCGGGGCATTGCCGCTCACGAAGAGGACGATCGCACGATCGTCGAAGTGCTGATCGAACAGGTCGAGTTCTGCGATGTGTTCGTCATCAACAAAGCAGACCTCGTTTCCGCAGACGATCTCGCGCATCTGCAGGCGATACTCGCCGCGCTCAATCCGCGTGCCGCGCAGATCGTGAGCAGTTATGGCAATGCACCGTTCGAGGAAGTGATCGGCACGGCGCGCTTCGATTACGACGCGACATCGAACGCGGCCGGCTGGCTCGAGTTGCTGCACGATCCTTCGAGCCATGAAAGCGACAGCGACGGCCGGGGTGTCGGGCATCTCGTCTATCGCGCGCGGCGGCCGTTTCATCCTGAACGGCTGTGGGCGCTGCTGCATGAAGAGTGGAAGGGCGTATTGCGCGGCAAAGGCTTCTTCTGGCTCGCGACGCGCAACGAGATTGGCGGTTCGCTATCGCAAGCGGGCGGTGCTTGCCGGCCGGCGCCAGCGGGAACATGGTGGGCCGCGCAGGATCGCAGCGAATGGCCCGAAGGCGATGCCGAGCTGCTGGAAGAAATCGCCGCGGACTGGTACGGCGATGCCGATGACTTCACGATCGGCGACCGTCGCCAGGAGCTGGTACTGATCGGCGTCGACATCGATCCGGCGCAATGGCGCGCGAAGTTCGATGCGTGTCTCTTGACCGACGACGAGTACGCATTGGGTGAAGACGGCTGGCGCGCACTGGCCGATCCGTTCCCCGCGTGGGATCTCGACGACGATGATCACGACCACGATCATGGCCACGACCATCACCATCATCACGGGCACGATGACGACGGCCATCATCATCACCATCATTGA
- a CDS encoding lytic transglycosylase domain-containing protein codes for MKPIAVTVAVGLAALISAGSARADCFDEAAGYQKVNPLILRAIAWQESHNRPAAVHKNANGSTDYGVMQINSVHLPVLAQYGISQGTLMEPCKNVYIAAWHLRQKMNKYGNTWAAVGAYHSETPSLRDEYARQIVAILRKWNLMPAK; via the coding sequence ATGAAGCCAATCGCCGTCACTGTCGCCGTTGGTTTGGCCGCGCTAATCAGCGCCGGTTCAGCACGCGCCGACTGTTTCGACGAAGCGGCTGGCTATCAGAAGGTCAACCCGTTGATTCTGCGGGCCATTGCCTGGCAGGAATCGCATAACCGTCCCGCGGCCGTGCACAAGAACGCCAACGGTTCGACCGACTACGGCGTCATGCAGATCAACTCCGTGCATCTGCCCGTGCTCGCGCAATACGGCATCTCGCAGGGCACGCTGATGGAGCCGTGCAAGAACGTGTACATCGCCGCCTGGCATCTACGCCAGAAGATGAACAAGTACGGCAACACGTGGGCGGCCGTCGGCGCCTATCACTCGGAGACGCCGTCGCTGCGCGACGAGTACGCGCGGCAAATCGTGGCCATTCTTCGTAAGTGGAATCTGATGCCTGCCAAATAA
- the gspD gene encoding type II secretion system secretin GspD, whose translation MALRRVATALLVAGMITAQIAHAQVTLNFVNADIDQVARAIGAATGKTIIVDPRVKGQLNLVSENPVPEDQALKTLQSALRMQGFSLVQDHGVLKVVPEADAKLQGVPTYVGNAPAARGDQVITQVFQLRNESANNLLPVLRPLISPNNTVAAYPSNNTIVVTDYADNVRRIAQIIQGIDTAAGQQVQVVPLKNANAIDVAQQMSKMLDPGSIGNTDATLKVSVQADPRTNSLLLRASNAGRLAAAKSLAKQLDAATAQPGNMHVVSLRNADAVRLAKTLRGMLGKGGGGGNDSSSSGGNNAANSFNQNNSPSSTGSSGTPPLPSGSMGGSSGSSLGSNPLGAGGAGGGYGGQGGNNSDFLGEKEGSGGDDNQPGGMIQADASTNSLIITASDPVYRNLRTVIDQLDVRRPQVYIEALIVELNSNTNANLGIQWQIGSGNLLAGTNLATGGGNSIVNLTAAAAANATTGGLASALAAQNLQQGLNVGWLHNLFGVQGLGALLQALSQTSDANVLSTPNLITLDNQEAKIVVGTNVPIQTGSYSNLTSSTATNAFNTFDRIDVGLTLHIKPQITEGGILKLQLYTEDSAIVAGTTNVATNPAGPEFTKRSIQSTVLADNGEIIVLGGLMQDNYQVNNSKVPLLGDIPWIGQLFRSENKIRAKTNLLVFLRPVIINDRDTAQAVTANRYDYIQGVTGAYKSDNNLIKDKDDPVVPPMPVGPSQGGSTLNLFDLDAMRRQQALGVPVPAPAYVPPQQPQPQMQPQMQAQPPVQTVPAQPATSAPKVQP comes from the coding sequence ATGGCATTGCGTCGCGTCGCGACAGCGTTGCTGGTCGCTGGCATGATCACCGCGCAGATCGCCCACGCTCAGGTGACGCTCAACTTCGTCAACGCCGACATCGATCAGGTGGCGAGGGCGATCGGCGCGGCGACGGGTAAAACGATCATCGTCGACCCGCGCGTGAAAGGGCAATTGAACCTGGTGTCCGAGAATCCCGTTCCGGAAGACCAGGCGCTGAAGACCTTGCAGTCCGCCTTGAGAATGCAGGGCTTTTCGCTGGTGCAGGACCATGGCGTCCTGAAGGTCGTGCCCGAAGCCGATGCGAAACTGCAAGGCGTGCCGACCTATGTCGGCAACGCGCCCGCGGCGCGCGGCGATCAGGTGATCACGCAGGTATTCCAGCTGCGGAACGAGTCGGCCAACAACCTCTTGCCCGTATTGCGTCCGCTGATCTCGCCGAACAATACAGTCGCGGCCTATCCGTCGAACAACACGATCGTCGTTACCGACTACGCGGATAACGTGCGGCGTATCGCGCAGATCATCCAGGGCATCGACACGGCAGCGGGCCAGCAGGTGCAGGTCGTGCCGTTGAAGAACGCGAATGCGATCGACGTCGCGCAACAGATGTCGAAGATGCTCGACCCCGGCTCGATCGGCAACACCGATGCGACCTTGAAGGTTTCCGTCCAGGCCGACCCGCGCACCAACTCGCTGCTGCTGCGTGCGTCGAACGCGGGGCGTCTCGCGGCGGCGAAGTCGCTCGCGAAGCAGCTGGATGCGGCAACCGCCCAGCCCGGCAACATGCACGTCGTGTCGCTGCGCAACGCGGACGCCGTGCGTCTCGCGAAAACGCTGCGCGGCATGCTCGGCAAGGGCGGCGGCGGTGGCAACGATTCTTCGTCGTCGGGCGGCAACAATGCGGCGAATTCGTTCAACCAGAACAATTCGCCCTCGTCGACGGGCAGCTCGGGCACGCCGCCTCTGCCGTCGGGATCGATGGGCGGTTCGTCGGGGTCGTCGCTGGGAAGCAATCCGCTGGGCGCCGGTGGCGCCGGCGGTGGCTATGGCGGTCAGGGCGGCAACAACTCGGACTTTCTCGGCGAGAAGGAAGGCAGCGGCGGCGACGACAATCAGCCTGGCGGCATGATCCAGGCCGACGCGTCGACGAATTCACTGATCATCACCGCGTCCGATCCCGTCTACCGCAATCTGCGCACGGTGATCGACCAGCTCGACGTGCGCCGCCCGCAGGTCTACATCGAAGCGCTGATCGTCGAGCTGAACTCGAACACGAACGCGAACCTGGGTATCCAGTGGCAGATCGGCAGCGGCAACCTGCTCGCGGGTACCAACCTTGCCACGGGCGGCGGCAACAGCATCGTCAACCTGACGGCGGCAGCAGCAGCCAATGCCACCACGGGTGGCCTGGCTTCCGCGCTTGCCGCGCAGAATCTCCAGCAGGGTCTGAATGTAGGCTGGTTGCACAACCTCTTCGGTGTGCAGGGGCTCGGCGCGTTGCTGCAGGCGCTGTCGCAGACGAGCGACGCCAACGTGCTGTCCACGCCTAACCTGATCACGCTCGACAATCAGGAAGCGAAGATCGTCGTGGGTACCAACGTGCCGATCCAGACGGGCTCGTATTCGAACCTCACGAGCAGCACGGCGACCAACGCGTTCAACACGTTCGACCGTATCGACGTCGGTCTGACGCTGCACATCAAGCCGCAGATCACCGAAGGCGGCATCCTGAAACTGCAGCTGTATACGGAAGACTCGGCGATCGTGGCAGGCACCACCAATGTGGCGACCAATCCCGCTGGGCCCGAGTTCACGAAGCGCTCGATCCAGTCGACCGTGCTTGCCGACAACGGCGAGATCATCGTGCTGGGCGGCCTGATGCAGGACAATTATCAGGTCAATAACAGCAAGGTGCCGCTGCTTGGCGACATCCCGTGGATCGGCCAGTTGTTCCGCTCGGAAAACAAGATTCGCGCGAAGACCAACCTGCTGGTCTTCCTGCGTCCGGTGATCATCAACGACCGCGACACGGCGCAAGCGGTGACGGCGAACCGCTACGATTACATCCAGGGCGTGACGGGCGCATACAAGTCCGATAACAACCTGATCAAGGACAAGGACGATCCCGTCGTGCCGCCGATGCCGGTTGGCCCGAGCCAGGGCGGATCGACGTTGAACCTGTTCGATCTCGACGCGATGCGGCGTCAACAGGCGCTTGGCGTGCCCGTCCCGGCCCCCGCGTACGTTCCGCCGCAGCAACCTCAACCGCAAATGCAACCGCAGATGCAGGCCCAGCCGCCCGTACAAACGGTCCCGGCGCAACCGGCCACGAGCGCGCCGAAGGTGCAGCCGTGA
- the gspE gene encoding type II secretion system ATPase GspE, whose translation MSTPHVPGSAPLDSAATGGTHREPPSALAARLVPYGFARSGQILVAHQHADSMEVWISERTTQAALAEVARNFGAVSVVRLEADELSQAINQAYSRQDGSAAQVVGEVEGEVDLSRLMQDIPEVEDLLESEDDAPIIRMINALLTQAAREQASDIHIEPFENASVVRFRVDGTLRDVVRPKKALHGALISRIKIMAQLDIAEKRLPQDGRITLRVGGRPVDVRVSTLPTGHGERAVLRLLEKDAQRLNLEALGMASDTLGQFDKLISRPHGIVLVTGPTGSGKTTTLYASMSRLETATTNIMTVEDPIEYDLSGIGQTQVNERIGMTFARALRSILRQDPDVIMIGEIRDLETAQIAVQASLTGHLVLATLHTNDAASAVTRLTDMGVEPYLLASSLLGVLAQRLVRRLCPVCKVEREEADGRKLWHPVGCDKCGHSGYAGRRGVYELLNVDESIRSLIHRNASDAEILETGRKQGMRTLREDGDRWLASGLTSLEEVIRVTGGV comes from the coding sequence GTGAGCACGCCGCATGTGCCCGGCAGCGCGCCGCTCGATTCAGCGGCCACGGGCGGAACGCATCGCGAGCCGCCCTCTGCGCTAGCCGCGCGACTCGTGCCGTATGGCTTCGCGAGAAGCGGCCAGATTCTGGTCGCGCATCAACACGCCGATTCGATGGAAGTCTGGATCAGCGAACGCACGACCCAGGCCGCGCTCGCAGAAGTCGCGCGCAATTTTGGCGCGGTGTCGGTTGTGCGGCTCGAAGCGGATGAGCTCTCGCAGGCGATCAATCAGGCCTATTCGCGCCAGGACGGCAGCGCTGCGCAGGTGGTTGGTGAAGTGGAAGGCGAAGTCGATCTGTCGCGTCTGATGCAGGACATTCCCGAAGTGGAAGACCTGCTGGAATCCGAAGACGACGCGCCGATCATCCGCATGATCAACGCGCTGCTTACGCAAGCTGCGCGCGAACAGGCATCGGATATTCACATCGAGCCATTCGAGAATGCCTCCGTGGTGCGCTTTCGCGTCGACGGTACGCTGCGCGACGTGGTGCGTCCGAAGAAAGCGCTGCACGGCGCACTGATTTCCCGGATCAAGATCATGGCGCAGCTCGACATCGCCGAGAAGCGTCTGCCGCAGGATGGCCGCATTACGTTGCGTGTCGGTGGAAGACCTGTCGACGTGCGTGTCTCGACCTTGCCGACAGGCCACGGCGAACGCGCCGTGCTGCGTCTGCTCGAAAAAGACGCACAGCGTTTGAACCTCGAAGCGCTCGGCATGGCGTCCGATACGCTCGGCCAGTTCGACAAGCTGATTTCGCGTCCACACGGCATCGTGCTCGTCACGGGCCCGACGGGCTCGGGCAAGACGACCACGCTGTATGCGTCGATGTCGCGGCTCGAAACGGCGACGACGAACATCATGACCGTCGAAGACCCGATCGAATACGACCTTTCCGGCATTGGCCAGACGCAGGTCAACGAGCGGATCGGCATGACGTTCGCCCGCGCGTTGCGGTCCATTCTGCGTCAGGACCCCGACGTCATCATGATCGGTGAAATCCGCGATCTCGAAACGGCGCAGATCGCCGTGCAGGCGTCGCTGACGGGCCACCTCGTGCTCGCCACATTGCACACCAACGACGCCGCCTCCGCCGTCACGCGTCTTACCGACATGGGCGTCGAGCCGTATCTGCTCGCGTCATCGCTGCTTGGCGTGCTGGCGCAGCGTCTCGTGCGGCGTCTGTGTCCCGTGTGCAAGGTCGAGCGCGAAGAAGCAGACGGGCGCAAGCTCTGGCATCCCGTCGGCTGCGACAAGTGCGGACATTCCGGCTATGCGGGACGGCGCGGCGTGTACGAACTGTTGAACGTCGACGAATCGATCCGCTCGCTGATTCACCGCAACGCCTCCGACGCCGAGATTCTCGAAACCGGCCGCAAGCAAGGCATGCGCACGTTGCGCGAGGACGGCGACCGCTGGCTCGCATCGGGCCTGACGTCGCTCGAAGAAGTGATACGCGTGACGGGCGGGGTCTAA